A window of Diorhabda carinulata isolate Delta chromosome 7, icDioCari1.1, whole genome shotgun sequence contains these coding sequences:
- the LOC130896242 gene encoding mediator of DNA damage checkpoint protein 1-like, giving the protein MGNLVRLLLLLLLVYGEFTMSITEQSEDNQQMALDIDQNDTNMSDVDNATNLNGTIAPSGNIRLNNTFIVSTNKSNTPDKIHIVLISENNEPIDEFIANSFLNLKLGNDIPHGNLYKSYRPWYAGLGTTRPPRIKPGKPWPARPEDYANFSVTTGVNGKIEDRYEESSTETVETAQTLTDNPDSIIPTPKSDRPSLTGLGTTRPPRIKPGKPWPARPEDYANFSVTIDGNGKIEDRYEESSTEAVETAQTSSDNPDSIIPTPKSDRPSFAGLGTTRPPRIKPGKPWPARPEDYANFSVTIDGNGKIEDRYEESSTEAVETAQTSSDNPDSIIPTPKSDRPSFAGLGTTRPPRIKPGKPWPARPEDYANFSVTTDGNGKIEDRYEESSTEAEESVQTSSDDPDSIKPTPKSDRPSFAGLGTTRPPRIKPGKPWPARPEDYANFSVTIDGNGKIEDRYEESSTEAVETAQTSSDNPDSIIPTPKSDRPSIAGLGTTRPPRIKPGKPWPARPEDYANFSVTIDGNGKIEDRYEESSTEAVETAQTSSDNPDSIIPTPKSDRPSFAGLGTTRPPRIKPGKPWPARPEDYANFSVTTDGNGKIEDRYEESSTEAEESVQTSSDDPDSIKPTPKSDRPSFAGLGTTRPPRIKPGKPWPARPEDYAIFSVTTDGNGKIEDRYEESSTKTEESVQTSSDYPENRYEESSTEAVETAQTSSDNPDSIIPTPKSDRPSFAGLGTTRPPRIKPGKPWPARPEDYANFSVTTDGNGKIEDRYEESSTEAEESVQTSSDDPDSIKPTPKSDRPSFAGLGTTRPPRIKPGKPWPARPEDYANFSVTIDGNGKIEDRYEESSTEAVETAQTSSDNPDSIIPTPKSDRPSIAGLGTTRPPRIKPGKPWPARPEDYANFSVTIDGNGKIEDRYEESSTEAVETAQTSSDNPDSIIPTPKSDRPSFAGLGTTRPPRIKPGKPWPARPEDYANFSVTTDGNGKIEDRYEESSTEAEESVQTSSDDPDSIKPTPKSDRPSFAGLGTTRPPRIKPGKPWPARPEDYAIFSVTTDGNGKIEDRYEESSTKTEESVQTSSDYPENRYEESYSGAVESVKKEYFEDKSEETTTKIIRNLNLNAVIDKEFKNDNK; this is encoded by the exons ATGGGTAATTTAGTTCgtttgttgttattattattgttagttTATGGCGAATTTACCATGAGTATTACAG AGCAATCTGAAGATAATCAGCAGATGGCGCTTGATATAGACCAAAATGACACTAATATGTCAGATGTCGATAATGCAACTAACCTCAATGGTACTATAGCTCCATCTGGGAACATTCGATTGAATAATACATTTATTGTGAGTACCAATAAGTCGAACACACCGGACAAGATTCACATAGTTCTAATATCTGAGAATAATGAGCCAATCGATGAATTCATCgcaaattcttttttgaatttgaagttGGGCAATGATATACCTCATggtaatttatataaatcttaTCGTCCATGGTATGCTGGTTTGGGAACGACTCGTCCTCCAAGGATTAAACCAGGAAAACCTTGGCCAGCTAGACCAGAAGATTACGCCAATTTTAGTGTTACAACTGGTGTAAATGGGAAGATTGAAGATAGATACGAAGAAAGTTCAACAGAGACTGTAGAAACTGCGCAAACTTTAACTGATAACCCGGATTCGATAATACCAACTCCAAAATCTGATAGGCCTTCTTTAACTGGTTTGGGAACGACTCGTCCTCCAAGAATAAAACCAGGAAAACCTTGGCCAGCTAGACCAGAAGATTACGCTAATTTTAGTGTTACTATTGATGGAAATGGAAAGATTGAAGATAGATACGAAGAAAGTTCAACAGAGGCTGTAGAAACTGCGCAAACTTCAAGTGATAATCCGGATTCAATAATACCAACTCCAAAATCTGATAGGCCTTCTTTTGCTGGTTTGGGAACGACTCGTCCTCCAAGGATTAAACCAGGAAAACCTTGGCCAGCTAGACCAGAAGATTACGCTAATTTTAGTGTTACTATTGATGGAAATGGAAAGATTGAAGATAGATACGAAGAAAGTTCAACAGAGGCTGTAGAAACTGCGCAAACTTCAAGTGATAATCCGGATTCAATAATACCAACTCCAAAATCTGATAGGCCTTCTTTTGCTGGTTTGGGAACGACTCGTCCTCCAAGGATTAAACCAGGAAAACCTTGGCCAGCTAGACCAGAAGATTACGCCAATTTTAGTGTTACTACTGATGGAAATGGGAAGATTGAAGATAGATACGAAGAAAGTTCAACAGAGGCTGAAGAAAGTGTTCAAACTTCAAGTGATGATCCGGATTCGATAAAACCAACTCCAAAATCTGATAGGCCTTCTTTTGCTGGTTTGGGAACGACTCGTCCTCCAAGGATAAAACCAGGAAAACCTTGGCCAGCTAGACCAGAAGATTACGCTAATTTTAGTGTTACTATTGATGGAAATGGAAAGATTGAAGATAGATACGAAGAAAGTTCAACAGAGGCTGTAGAAACTGCGCAAACTTCAAGTGATAATCCGGATTCAATAATACCAACTCCAAAATCTGATAGGCCTTCTATTGCTGGTTTGGGAACGACTCGTCCTCCAAGGATTAAACCAGGAAAACCTTGGCCAGCTAGACCAGAAGATTACGCTAATTTTAGTGTTACTATTGATGGAAATGGAAAGATTGAAGATAGATACGAAGAAAGTTCAACAGAGGCTGTAGAAACTGCGCAAACTTCAAGTGATAATCCGGATTCAATAATACCAACTCCAAAATCTGATAGGCCTTCTTTTGCTGGTTTGGGAACGACTCGTCCTCCAAGGATTAAACCAGGAAAACCTTGGCCAGCTAGACCAGAAGATTACGCCAATTTTAGTGTTACTACTGATGGAAATGGGAAGATTGAAGATAGATACGAAGAAAGTTCAACAGAGGCTGAAGAAAGTGTTCAAACTTCAAGTGATGATCCGGATTCGATAAAACCAACTCCAAAATCTGATAGGCCTTCTTTTGCTGGTTTGGGAACGACTCGTCCTCCAAGGATAAAACCAGGAAAACCTTGGCCAGCTAGACCAGAAGATTACGCTATTTTTAGTGTTACAACTGATGGAAATGGGAAGATTGAAGATAGATACGAAGAAAGTTCAACAAAGACTGAAGAAAGTGTTCAAACTTCAAGTGATTATCCAGAAAACAGATACGAAGAAAGTTCAACAGAGGCTGTAGAAACTGCGCAAACTTCAAGTGATAATCCGGATTCAATAATACCAACTCCAAAATCTGATAGGCCTTCTTTTGCTGGTTTGGGAACGACTCGTCCTCCAAGGATTAAACCAGGAAAACCTTGGCCAGCTAGACCAGAAGATTACGCCAATTTTAGTGTTACTACTGATGGAAATGGGAAGATTGAAGATAGATACGAAGAAAGTTCAACAGAGGCTGAAGAAAGTGTTCAAACTTCAAGTGATGATCCGGATTCGATAAAACCAACTCCAAAATCTGATAGGCCTTCTTTTGCTGGTTTGGGAACGACTCGTCCTCCAAGGATAAAACCAGGAAAACCTTGGCCAGCTAGACCAGAAGATTACGCTAATTTTAGTGTTACTATTGATGGAAATGGAAAGATTGAAGATAGATACGAAGAAAGTTCAACAGAGGCTGTAGAAACTGCGCAAACTTCAAGTGATAATCCGGATTCAATAATACCAACTCCAAAATCTGATAGGCCTTCTATTGCTGGTTTGGGAACGACTCGTCCTCCAAGGATTAAACCAGGAAAACCTTGGCCAGCTAGACCAGAAGATTACGCTAATTTTAGTGTTACTATTGATGGAAATGGAAAGATTGAAGATAGATACGAAGAAAGTTCAACAGAGGCTGTAGAAACTGCGCAAACTTCAAGTGATAATCCGGATTCAATAATACCAACTCCAAAATCTGATAGGCCTTCTTTTGCTGGTTTGGGAACGACTCGTCCTCCAAGGATTAAACCAGGAAAACCTTGGCCAGCTAGACCAGAAGATTACGCCAATTTTAGTGTTACTACTGATGGAAATGGGAAGATTGAAGATAGATACGAAGAAAGTTCAACAGAGGCTGAAGAAAGTGTTCAAACTTCAAGTGATGATCCGGATTCGATAAAACCAACTCCAAAATCTGATAGGCCTTCTTTTGCTGGTTTGGGAACGACTCGTCCTCCAAGGATAAAACCAGGAAAACCTTGGCCAGCTAGACCAGAAGATTACGCTATTTTTAGTGTTACAACTGATGGAAATGGGAAGATTGAAGATAGATACGAAGAAAGTTCAACAAAGACTGAAGAAAGTGTTCAAACTTCAAGTGATTATCCAGAAAACAGATACGAAGAAAGTTATTCAGGGGCGGTAGAATCtgttaaaaaagaatattttgaagataaatctGAAGAAACAACGACAAAGATTATACGAAATCTAAATTTAAATGCAGTGATTGATAaggaatttaaaaatgataataaataa
- the LOC130896438 gene encoding protein spaetzle 3, whose translation MSLVNYSTPFQVTPNPPATNYYQSFQQYQQPPQGYSYPQPQKPFLEEEFPTNPFRQPTRPKGASNQIPQVPNNPLPNRPPTYTKVGDFNTKTSIHPIIDYDYVEEEPIHVPVTPIQGPIFIKNGRVPVVPLYSHPVLHNGTFVQIPILWTALSVVLGLELRGEYIRGVPCIKRNQQLYCPTAGNSYPLDRIELFIDENKALMKRMYGEFDMPDYEGKSNPGYKKKRSTKSGESDFHLDPGPDPVKEDENLSSKSRTPRQNFRNNQSSESGRIDSCESKIEIVTPYWASNSAGKIRAIVNTQHFEQAIHQEVCARSTTKRCSNDCGCEQKYKWHRLLAYDPDNDCKGIFMDWFLFPSCCVCRCTP comes from the exons ATGTCTCTGGTGAATTACTCGACGCCCTTCCAAGTTACCCCCAATCCCCCCGCGACAAACTATTATCAATCTTTCCAACAGTATCAACAACCCCCACAAGGTTACTCGTATCCCCAACCGCAGAAACCCTTTTTGGAGGAAGAGTTTCCTACTAATCCTTTTCGTCAGCCGACGCGTCCTAAAGGCGCGTCAAATCAAATCCCCCAGGTACCCAATAATCCACTACCCAATCGACCGCCTACGTATACAAAAGTGGGGGATTTTAATACGAAAACCAGCATACATCCTATTATTGATTACGATTATGTGGAAGAAGAACCCATACATGTACCAGTTACACCTATTCAGGGaccgatttttattaaaaacggAAGGGTTCCCGTGGTGCCGTTGTATTCACATCCGGTTTTACATAATGGTACTTTCGTCCAAATTCCt ATTTTATGGACAGCTTTATCAGTAGTTTTAGGTCTAGAATTAAGGGGTGAATACATCCGAGGAGTTCCTTGTATTAAACGTAATCAACAATTGTACTGTCCTACAGCAGGAAATTCATATCCTCT AGATCGTATAGAATTATTTATAGACGAAAATAAAGCTTTAATGAAGCGTATGTATGGTGAATTCGACATGCCGGATTACGAGGGCAAATCCAATCCgggttacaaaaaaaaacgatcgaCCAAATCTGGCGAATCAGATTTTCATTTAGATCCAGGACCCGATCCCGTCAAAGAAGACGAAAACCTCTCAAGCAAAAGTCGAACACCAAGACaaaactttagaaataatcaaagTTCGGAAAGTGGAag gATAGATTCCTGTGAGAGTAAAATCGAAATAGTGACGCCGTATTGGGCGTCAAATTCCGCTGGTAAAATCCGTGCTATTGTGAATACTCAACATTTCGAACAAGCCATTCATCAAGAAGTTTGCGC GAGAAGCACTACGAAAAGATGTTCGAACGACTGTGGCTGTGAACAGAAATACAAATGGCACAGATTACTAGCTTACGATCCGGATAACGATTGTAAAGGGATTTTTATGGATTGGTTTTTGTTTCCGTCCTGTTGCGTTTGTAGATGTACCCCGTAA